One genomic segment of Ancylobacter sp. IITR112 includes these proteins:
- the ligA gene encoding NAD-dependent DNA ligase LigA — translation MSRSLTPSSATPGDDVPADGLPSGAGSDDVAALTADAAAREHARLGEEIAEHDRRYYQDDAPTVSDADYDALRRRYEAIEAQFPELRGMDSLSEKVGAAPSAKFAKVRHAVPMLSLGNAFSDEEVEDFVARVRRFLGLAADADITLTAEPKIDGLSCSLRFENGVFVQAATRGDGFEGEDVTANVRTIGEIPQRLTGADVPAVFEVRGEVYMGHDAFAALNQRQQEAGKPLFANPRNAAAGSLRQLDPKITASRPLRFFAYAWGEVSEGGLPADTQFGVIEAFKRWGLPTNPLTVRCHTAAELLAHYRMIGEQRAMLGYDIDGVVYKVDSLTLQGRLGFVSRSPRWALAHKFPAQRAVTRLERIEIQVGRTGALTPVAKLTPVTVGGVVVSNASLHNEDYISGIGGHGEPIRGIHDGEPVDIREGDWVVIQRAGDVIPQVVAVEVERRPAEARRYSFPTLCPACGSHAVREDGESVRRCTGGLVCPAQAVERIRHFVSRGAFDIEGLGEKQVQAFYEAGLVKQPADIFTLEARDSAPGALTRLKNREGWGETSAKNLFAAISSRRQVPVNRFLYALGIRHVGETNAKRLLRHFPGLDALREAALAAIPPGEAHPKGNDAWQEIIGIEGIGAVVAEAVVDFFGEPNNQAAVDALLREVTPEPMEAVARAGAVSGKTVVFTGALEKMTRDEAKAMAERLGAKVAGSVSKKTDYVVAGADAGSKLAKARELGVAVLSEDEWLALAGAG, via the coding sequence ATGTCGCGATCCCTGACGCCTTCCTCCGCCACGCCGGGCGACGACGTGCCGGCTGACGGCCTGCCGAGCGGCGCCGGGTCCGACGATGTGGCGGCGCTGACCGCCGATGCGGCGGCGCGCGAGCATGCGCGGCTTGGCGAGGAGATCGCCGAACATGACCGGCGCTATTATCAGGACGACGCGCCCACCGTCTCCGACGCCGACTATGACGCGCTGCGCCGGCGCTATGAGGCGATCGAGGCGCAGTTTCCTGAACTGCGCGGCATGGACAGCCTGTCGGAAAAGGTCGGCGCCGCTCCCTCCGCCAAATTCGCCAAGGTGCGGCACGCCGTGCCGATGCTCTCGCTCGGCAATGCCTTTTCCGACGAGGAGGTGGAAGACTTCGTCGCCCGCGTGCGCCGCTTCCTCGGCCTTGCCGCCGATGCCGACATCACCCTCACCGCCGAGCCGAAGATCGACGGCCTGTCCTGCTCGCTGCGCTTCGAGAACGGCGTGTTCGTCCAGGCGGCGACGCGCGGGGACGGCTTCGAGGGCGAGGATGTCACCGCCAATGTCCGCACCATCGGCGAGATTCCGCAGCGGCTGACCGGGGCCGATGTGCCGGCCGTGTTCGAGGTGCGCGGCGAGGTCTATATGGGTCACGACGCCTTCGCCGCCCTCAATCAACGCCAGCAGGAGGCGGGCAAGCCGCTCTTCGCCAATCCGCGCAATGCGGCGGCGGGCAGCCTGCGCCAGCTCGATCCGAAAATCACTGCCAGCCGTCCGCTGCGCTTCTTCGCCTATGCCTGGGGCGAGGTGAGTGAAGGTGGGCTCCCCGCCGACACCCAGTTCGGCGTGATCGAGGCGTTCAAACGCTGGGGTCTGCCGACCAATCCGCTCACCGTGCGCTGCCATACGGCGGCGGAACTGCTGGCGCATTACCGGATGATCGGCGAGCAGCGCGCCATGCTTGGCTACGACATTGACGGCGTCGTCTACAAGGTCGACAGCCTGACGCTGCAGGGGCGGCTCGGCTTCGTCTCGCGCTCGCCGCGCTGGGCGCTGGCGCATAAATTCCCGGCGCAGCGGGCCGTCACCCGGCTGGAGCGGATCGAGATCCAGGTCGGGCGCACCGGCGCACTGACGCCGGTCGCCAAGCTTACCCCGGTCACGGTGGGCGGCGTCGTGGTCTCCAACGCCTCGCTGCATAATGAGGACTATATCAGCGGCATTGGCGGCCATGGCGAGCCGATCCGCGGCATCCATGATGGTGAGCCGGTGGACATACGCGAGGGCGATTGGGTGGTGATCCAGCGCGCCGGCGATGTCATCCCGCAGGTGGTGGCGGTGGAGGTCGAACGGCGGCCGGCCGAGGCCAGGCGCTATTCCTTTCCCACGCTCTGCCCCGCCTGCGGTTCGCATGCGGTGCGCGAGGACGGCGAATCGGTGCGCCGCTGCACGGGCGGGCTGGTGTGCCCGGCGCAGGCGGTGGAGCGCATCCGGCACTTCGTCTCGCGGGGCGCCTTCGACATTGAAGGGCTGGGCGAGAAGCAGGTGCAGGCCTTCTATGAGGCCGGGCTGGTCAAGCAGCCGGCGGATATCTTCACCCTGGAGGCGCGCGATTCCGCTCCCGGCGCGCTTACACGGCTGAAGAACCGCGAGGGCTGGGGCGAGACCTCGGCGAAGAACCTGTTCGCCGCCATCTCCTCCCGCCGCCAGGTACCGGTGAACCGCTTCCTCTACGCGCTCGGCATCCGCCATGTCGGCGAGACCAATGCCAAGCGCCTGCTGCGCCATTTTCCCGGCCTCGACGCGCTGCGCGAGGCCGCGCTGGCCGCGATACCGCCGGGCGAGGCGCATCCCAAGGGCAACGACGCCTGGCAGGAGATCATCGGCATTGAGGGCATCGGCGCGGTGGTGGCGGAGGCGGTGGTCGATTTCTTCGGCGAGCCAAACAACCAGGCGGCGGTCGATGCCTTGCTGCGCGAGGTGACGCCCGAACCGATGGAGGCTGTCGCCAGAGCCGGGGCGGTGAGCGGCAAGACGGTGGTGTTCACCGGGGCGCTGGAAAAGATGACCCGCGACGAGGCCAAGGCGATGGCGGAGCGGCTCGGCGCCAAGGTGGCAGGCTCGGTCTCGAAGAAGACCGACTATGTCGTCGCCGGCGCCGATGCGGGCTCCAAGCTCGCCAAGGCACGGGAACTCGGCGTGGCGGTGCTCAGCGAGGACGAATGGCTGGCGCTGGCCGGCGCCGGTTGA
- a CDS encoding ArnT family glycosyltransferase, producing the protein MSPSAAVPSPAASLSREVATRGALALIGLMLLWRLVLAAFVPLVPDEAYYALWAQGLSAGYVDHPPMIAFFIRAGQELVGDTPLGIRLFCVLAALPASWFVWRAADDLLEDPRAGALAAVLFNATIFGFLGLTLATPDAPLALFCAAMVWGAARLVRAPRPSIWLAMGLATGLAAQSKYSGVMLAGAFALAVLALAPLRRQLLTPWPWLAGLVALLVFLPNIVWNATHDWATLTKQGGRVTAQAPFRPGFLPEFIGSQIALATPLVFLFAVIGLLPGRAAAMFRPGGGRGLVLLLLFVPLAYFAVHALRARVEGNWVGFLYPLVALAAAAGMLAPAGSGWWGRHQPGLARTTLPLAFGLVFALGIHALFVPTTLAGNKDAVVRMTRGWPEFAAEIDARRRQIGASAILTNDYQMTAMLKRELPGVTVQQFDERQRYVFMNEPEPLSLPGPLLLVLSTFRSFGEISAAYGRQDMGEVSRRFRDVTMPPVRLFRLDPLAAPAPATAAPAP; encoded by the coding sequence ATGAGCCCGTCTGCCGCCGTGCCGTCGCCCGCTGCCTCGCTCTCGCGCGAGGTCGCGACGCGCGGCGCGCTGGCGCTGATCGGGTTGATGCTGCTGTGGCGGCTGGTGCTCGCCGCCTTCGTGCCGCTGGTGCCGGACGAGGCCTATTATGCGCTGTGGGCGCAGGGGCTTTCGGCCGGCTATGTCGACCATCCCCCGATGATCGCGTTCTTCATCCGCGCCGGGCAGGAATTGGTTGGCGACACGCCTCTCGGTATCCGGCTGTTCTGCGTGCTTGCCGCGCTGCCGGCGAGCTGGTTCGTGTGGCGGGCGGCGGACGATCTTCTGGAGGATCCCCGCGCCGGGGCGCTGGCGGCGGTGCTGTTCAACGCCACCATTTTCGGCTTTCTCGGCCTCACTCTGGCGACGCCGGACGCGCCGCTGGCGCTGTTCTGCGCCGCCATGGTGTGGGGCGCGGCGCGGCTGGTGCGCGCCCCCCGGCCGTCGATATGGCTCGCCATGGGGCTGGCGACGGGGCTCGCGGCGCAGTCGAAATATTCCGGCGTGATGCTGGCCGGCGCCTTTGCCCTGGCGGTGCTGGCGCTGGCGCCGCTGCGGCGGCAATTGCTTACCCCCTGGCCGTGGCTGGCAGGGCTGGTGGCGCTGCTGGTGTTCCTGCCCAACATCGTCTGGAACGCGACCCATGACTGGGCGACGCTGACCAAACAGGGCGGCCGGGTGACGGCGCAGGCGCCGTTCCGTCCCGGCTTTCTGCCGGAATTCATCGGCTCGCAGATCGCGCTGGCGACGCCACTGGTGTTCCTGTTCGCCGTCATCGGCCTGCTGCCGGGCCGGGCGGCGGCAATGTTCCGCCCCGGCGGCGGGCGGGGGCTGGTGCTGCTCCTTCTGTTCGTGCCGTTGGCCTATTTCGCGGTGCATGCGCTGCGCGCGCGTGTGGAAGGCAATTGGGTCGGGTTTCTCTACCCGCTGGTCGCGCTCGCGGCGGCGGCGGGCATGCTGGCGCCGGCCGGCAGCGGCTGGTGGGGGCGACACCAGCCGGGGCTGGCGCGGACGACCCTGCCTCTGGCCTTCGGCCTTGTTTTCGCGCTCGGCATTCACGCGCTGTTCGTGCCGACCACGCTCGCCGGCAACAAGGACGCGGTGGTGCGGATGACGCGCGGCTGGCCGGAATTCGCTGCCGAGATCGACGCCCGCCGCCGGCAGATCGGCGCCAGCGCCATCCTGACCAATGATTATCAGATGACCGCCATGCTCAAGCGGGAACTGCCCGGCGTCACCGTGCAGCAATTTGACGAGCGCCAGCGCTATGTGTTCATGAACGAGCCGGAGCCGCTCTCCTTGCCGGGGCCGCTGCTGCTGGTGCTTTCCACCTTCCGTTCCTTCGGCGAGATCAGCGCCGCCTATGGCCGCCAGGACATGGGCGAGGTGTCGCGGCGTTTCCGCGATGTCACCATGCCGCCGGTGCGGCTGTTCCGGCTCGATCCGCTCGCCGCGCCAGCGCCTGCTACCGCCGCGCCCGCTCCCTGA